In Streptomyces sp. ML-6, the sequence CAGCAGAGCCTCGTCGTAGCCATGCAGAGCTTCCAGCTTCTCGCCGAGCAGGGAATGCCCGTGCGCCTGGTGCATTACCGCGATGACCTCGAGTCGTGACCCCGTGGGCGCGGTGCGCCGTGCTGCCGTCGCGAGACCAAGCGCATCACTGCGATGCCCCAAGTCTGCTGCCAGCTGCGCCTTGCGACCCAGGATGTACGCCGTCAGCTCCGGGTCGCCAGTGATGTGACTGTCGTCCAGGGCCCGTGCGGTGTGCGCATAGGCGGCTCGCTCGTCGCCGATGTCCTGCGCCAGCCATCCGGCGAGTTCCTCGAACCGGGTTTCCAGCTCGAGAAGCCGATCAGCGTCCTTCCCGCGCGCCTTGCGGCGCAGCACGGTCAGCTCGCCGAGCTTCTGAGTGATTGCTGGCAGGACAGTTCGAGGACCCATCAGGTTGTCGGTCTGGATGAGGACCCGTCGAACCTGAGCAAAGTGCTCAATCGGCGCGGGAGTAGACGAGCCGACAGGGGAGTAGGGCGCGGCAAACGCCGGAGCGGGAAGGCTGGCAGCGGCCAGGCCACCCAGGCCGGACGCAAGAACGGCGCGGCGGGGCACGGGCACGAATCGGATCCCTTCAGGAGTGCGGCATGGGACGACCACCGTGTCCGTGTCGTCTTCCAGCGAGCCTGCCTCCCGTGGTCCCGGGAAAGCCAGCGTGTCCACGCCGCTGGCCACATGGCCCGGCCGGTTGGCCACATGGACACGAGACGCCCGTGCCCCGGCCTCTGACTCCTGCGCAGCAACGTCCCAGCCATGCAGGAGC encodes:
- a CDS encoding helix-turn-helix domain-containing protein produces the protein MAQKPNELTPEAGPWHRWGHDLRMAREARGMSLAGLSARVTYNASYLAKFERAERPVPRHLAASLDAALDVCGVLLHGWDVAAQESEAGARASRVHVANRPGHVASGVDTLAFPGPREAGSLEDDTDTVVVPCRTPEGIRFVPVPRRAVLASGLGGLAAASLPAPAFAAPYSPVGSSTPAPIEHFAQVRRVLIQTDNLMGPRTVLPAITQKLGELTVLRRKARGKDADRLLELETRFEELAGWLAQDIGDERAAYAHTARALDDSHITGDPELTAYILGRKAQLAADLGHRSDALGLATAARRTAPTGSRLEVIAVMHQAHGHSLLGEKLEALHGYDEALLLLDRADQDGVWGSWLDAAYIHTARARSLADLGEHSQAVAGFRDALEALPAGYRRDRGVYLARAARSHAGVGDVEQAAAVGLEAVQIAAETGSARIIDQLGLLDETLAATPSATGVKEFRSALDRILYHPAQ